One Patescibacteria group bacterium genomic region harbors:
- a CDS encoding ATP synthase F0 subunit C, producing the protein MDLVPLAKAFAISIGSIAPALAIGKIGAKAMESIGRNPESAGKILVPMLLAAAFAEAIAIYALVIAF; encoded by the coding sequence ATGGATTTAGTACCATTAGCAAAAGCATTTGCCATCAGTATCGGGAGCATTGCTCCTGCGTTGGCAATTGGAAAAATTGGTGCCAAAGCCATGGAATCAATCGGACGCAACCCTGAATCTGCAGGAAAAATCCTGGTTCCTATGCTTTTAGCCGCCGCTTTCGCAGAAGCCATCGCTATTTATGCTTTGGTTATTGCATTC